A genome region from Methylohalobius crimeensis 10Ki includes the following:
- the folE gene encoding GTP cyclohydrolase I FolE: protein MEKIFSELIDAIGEDPTREGLVDTPRRASAAFRYLNSGYHQTLENVLNNAIFEADTEDMVIVRNIELYSLCEHHLLPFIGKCHIGYLPAGKVIGLSKTARIVEMYSRRLQIQERLTKQIADAIQIAINPRGVAVVVEAKHLCMMMRGVEKQNSVMTTSAMLGLFRERINTRSEFLNLIDRQI from the coding sequence ATGGAAAAAATTTTTAGCGAGCTCATCGACGCCATTGGGGAAGACCCCACCCGCGAAGGGCTGGTCGATACCCCCAGGCGGGCTTCGGCCGCCTTCCGCTATCTCAATAGCGGTTATCATCAGACCTTGGAAAACGTCCTCAACAACGCCATCTTCGAGGCGGATACCGAGGACATGGTGATCGTGCGCAATATCGAATTGTATTCTTTATGCGAACACCATTTACTGCCTTTCATCGGCAAATGCCACATAGGCTATCTTCCCGCGGGCAAGGTGATCGGGCTTTCCAAAACCGCCCGAATCGTCGAGATGTATTCCCGGCGCCTCCAGATTCAGGAGCGTTTGACCAAGCAGATCGCCGATGCCATTCAAATCGCAATCAATCCCCGCGGGGTGGCGGTGGTGGTGGAAGCGAAGCATTTATGCATGATGATGCGGGGAGTGGAGAAGCAGAATTCGGTGATGACCACTTCGGCCATGCTGGGCTTGTTCCGGGAACGCATCAATACCCGCTCCGAGTTTTTGAATCTCATCGATCGGCAAATTTAA
- the hemH gene encoding ferrochelatase, producing MKWGVLLVNLGTPDAPTPKAVRAYLREFLGDRRVVPLPRLLWLPFLYGVVSTLRSRRVAHSYRSIWMEAGSPLAVYSRRLAEKLDVREGRVRVGMCYGRPDLASGLKALRAQGAEQIFILPLYPQYSRTTTAAVFDRVNRILAGWPYLPGCYFLNDYHAEPAYVDAVAGKIDEFWRASGRPERLLMSFHGLPEKSRAQGDPYYDQCLTSAGLIAEALNLRDSEWQVVFQSRFGPAKWLKPYCVEVLKALPEEGIRAVDVVCPGFAVDCLETLEEIAVVNREIFLQAGGEQYRYIPALNDDDEHVAMFARLIRDRLQFS from the coding sequence ATGAAGTGGGGCGTTCTGCTGGTCAATTTGGGCACCCCCGATGCGCCGACACCCAAGGCGGTACGGGCGTATCTGCGGGAATTTCTCGGCGATCGGCGGGTCGTGCCCCTGCCGCGCCTTTTGTGGCTGCCTTTTTTGTACGGGGTGGTATCGACTTTGCGTTCCCGAAGGGTCGCCCACTCGTATCGATCGATCTGGATGGAGGCGGGTTCTCCCTTGGCGGTGTACAGCCGGCGCCTGGCTGAAAAGCTGGATGTTCGGGAAGGTAGGGTAAGGGTAGGCATGTGCTATGGGCGGCCGGATTTGGCCTCGGGATTGAAAGCTTTGCGCGCTCAGGGAGCGGAGCAGATATTCATCCTCCCGCTGTATCCCCAATATTCCCGGACCACGACCGCGGCGGTGTTCGATCGGGTCAATCGGATTCTCGCCGGCTGGCCGTATCTGCCGGGATGTTATTTCTTGAACGATTATCACGCCGAGCCGGCTTACGTCGATGCGGTGGCCGGCAAAATCGACGAGTTCTGGCGGGCGAGTGGCCGCCCGGAAAGATTGTTGATGTCCTTTCACGGCCTGCCGGAAAAAAGCCGCGCTCAGGGCGATCCCTATTACGACCAGTGTCTGACTTCGGCCGGTTTGATCGCCGAGGCACTGAATCTTCGGGATTCGGAATGGCAGGTGGTGTTCCAGTCGCGGTTCGGACCGGCCAAATGGCTCAAACCCTATTGCGTGGAAGTGTTAAAAGCACTTCCCGAAGAGGGTATTCGGGCGGTGGATGTGGTCTGTCCCGGTTTTGCGGTGGATTGTCTCGAGACCCTGGAGGAAATCGCCGTCGTCAACCGGGAAATCTTCCTGCAGGCCGGTGGAGAACAATATCGCTATATCCCCGCCCTCAATGACGACGATGAGCACGTGGCGATGTTCGCGAGACTGATTCGCGATCGACTGCAATTTTCCTGA
- a CDS encoding DUF2459 domain-containing protein: MEGTGPGNAIYVVNHGKHAGLMIRRADIPANQIPERVDFPGAEYLEIGWGERDYYQADDPGVWLTLKAALWPTASVLHVVGVPGTPQEAFAGLEVLRVTLNRDAFLRLVRDIHGSFVRMNGDKALPLRRGQYGDSWFYPARGRFHIFNTCNGWLADKLKRAGLRLGWVDPFTSDQLMARLRRSGAAVEH, encoded by the coding sequence ATGGAAGGGACCGGGCCGGGAAATGCCATTTACGTGGTCAACCACGGCAAACACGCGGGACTGATGATCAGGCGCGCCGATATTCCGGCGAACCAGATTCCGGAGCGGGTCGATTTTCCGGGTGCCGAATATTTGGAGATCGGCTGGGGGGAGCGTGACTATTACCAGGCCGACGATCCGGGGGTTTGGTTGACTTTGAAAGCCGCTTTATGGCCCACCGCCAGCGTTCTCCACGTAGTCGGCGTCCCCGGCACTCCGCAAGAAGCCTTCGCCGGCCTTGAGGTTTTGCGTGTGACGCTGAATCGAGATGCCTTCTTGCGTTTGGTTAGGGATATCCATGGGAGTTTCGTCAGAATGAACGGAGACAAAGCCCTTCCCCTGCGTCGAGGTCAATACGGAGACAGTTGGTTTTATCCGGCCAGGGGGAGATTTCATATTTTCAATACGTGTAACGGCTGGCTAGCGGATAAACTGAAGCGTGCCGGCTTGCGGTTGGGGTGGGTCGACCCGTTCACGTCCGATCAATTGATGGCCAGGCTCCGGCGGAGCGGAGCGGCGGTCGAGCATTAA
- the mrcB gene encoding penicillin-binding protein 1B, with translation MPERKSAKRKPKASPKKTARKKRSRATTRPSKRAPKNTHPFKSWLKKTIWWAIGGALFVMAVYLGYLDYTIRHQFEGRRWALPASVYAAPLEMYAGLKLSPDRLEGFLKQLNYRYDPHLSSQASYYRRGTRWFLRSRAFHFPDGLEPSHKVRLTLQGNRLTGLYDLQGETDLALLRLDPIQIGSFYPGRKEDRILVQSDRVPPALIESLITVEDRDFYRHHGVSPRAIARALWADIRAGHIVQGGSTLTQQLVKNFFLTSKRTLWRKANEALMALILEARYEKDEILEAYLNEIYLGQDGARAIHGFGLASEFYFSRPLDDLEIHHIALLVGLVRGPSYYDPRRHPERALKRRNLVLDLMAQAGVIDSKTLRRAKRESLEVTPHFHRPSARHPAFLDLVKRHLGLEYKEEDITSEGLKIFTTLEVAIQNTLEQTAQTTLARLEKGYRLDPLETASLVTRRDSGEIVALIGGRDPRHAGFNRALDGVRQIGSLIKPAVYLTALEQADRYTVISPLSDTPVRIKNPDGSAWRPQNYDRKSHGQVPLHQALAHSYNLATIHLGMDLGLDHVAQTVRRLGVSRPLKLYPSMLLGAASMTPLEVTQMYQTLANQGFATPLRVIRAVLANDNQPLQRYPLTIRQTVDAAPVYLLNTILQEVVREGTGRSAYRILPDRMQVAGKTGTTDDLRDSWFAGFSGDYLAVTWIGRDDNLPTKLTGATGALQLWAKLMGQISERPLSLNPPDTVEWVWIDPDTGSLADADCPGADRFPFVEGTAPKENAPCVRQPEPASIRGWFKNLF, from the coding sequence ATGCCCGAACGCAAATCCGCTAAACGAAAGCCCAAAGCATCCCCCAAGAAAACCGCCCGCAAAAAGCGCTCCCGCGCCACCACCAGACCGAGTAAACGCGCTCCGAAAAACACCCATCCCTTCAAAAGCTGGCTGAAAAAAACCATCTGGTGGGCCATCGGCGGTGCTTTGTTTGTCATGGCGGTGTATCTCGGCTACCTGGATTACACCATCCGCCATCAGTTCGAAGGTCGGCGCTGGGCATTGCCGGCCAGCGTCTATGCGGCACCTTTGGAAATGTATGCCGGCTTGAAGCTTTCACCCGACCGCTTGGAGGGTTTCCTGAAGCAGCTCAATTACCGGTACGACCCGCACCTAAGCAGTCAAGCCAGTTATTACCGCCGTGGTACCCGCTGGTTTTTACGCAGCCGGGCGTTTCATTTTCCCGACGGCCTCGAACCCAGCCACAAAGTCCGCTTGACCCTTCAGGGAAATCGCTTGACCGGGCTTTACGACCTCCAAGGGGAAACCGACTTAGCCTTGCTGCGACTGGATCCCATCCAGATCGGCAGTTTCTATCCCGGCCGCAAGGAAGACCGAATTCTGGTCCAGTCGGATCGAGTCCCGCCGGCATTGATCGAATCCCTAATCACGGTCGAAGATCGGGATTTTTATCGCCACCACGGCGTTTCACCACGAGCCATCGCTCGCGCCTTGTGGGCGGACATCAGAGCCGGCCACATCGTCCAGGGAGGCAGCACCCTCACCCAACAATTGGTGAAAAATTTCTTTCTAACTTCCAAGCGGACCCTCTGGCGCAAGGCCAATGAGGCGCTGATGGCGCTGATTCTGGAGGCTCGCTATGAAAAAGATGAAATTTTGGAAGCCTACTTGAACGAAATCTATCTAGGGCAAGACGGCGCTCGCGCCATTCACGGATTCGGCTTGGCGAGCGAATTTTATTTCAGCCGTCCCTTGGATGACTTGGAGATTCACCACATCGCCCTCTTGGTCGGCTTGGTTCGCGGCCCCAGCTATTACGATCCGCGCCGCCATCCGGAGCGCGCACTCAAACGCCGCAATCTGGTCCTCGACCTCATGGCGCAAGCAGGGGTGATCGATAGCAAAACCCTGCGCCGGGCCAAACGCGAATCGTTGGAAGTCACGCCCCATTTCCACCGCCCCAGTGCCCGTCACCCGGCATTTTTGGATCTGGTCAAACGACATTTGGGCTTGGAATACAAAGAGGAAGACATTACTTCGGAAGGGCTGAAAATTTTCACCACCCTGGAAGTGGCCATTCAGAATACTCTGGAACAAACCGCCCAAACCACCTTGGCGCGGCTGGAAAAAGGCTACCGGCTCGATCCATTGGAAACCGCCAGCTTGGTCACCCGCCGCGACAGCGGGGAAATCGTCGCCTTGATAGGCGGCCGCGACCCTCGCCACGCCGGCTTTAATCGCGCCTTGGACGGCGTGCGTCAAATCGGTTCCCTCATCAAGCCGGCGGTCTATCTCACCGCCTTGGAACAAGCCGATCGTTACACCGTCATCTCGCCTCTCTCCGATACGCCGGTGCGGATCAAAAACCCGGATGGCAGCGCCTGGCGGCCGCAAAATTACGATCGCAAAAGCCACGGCCAGGTGCCGCTGCATCAGGCGCTGGCCCACTCGTACAATCTGGCCACCATCCATCTCGGCATGGATCTGGGCTTGGATCACGTCGCTCAAACCGTTCGACGACTCGGAGTCAGCCGTCCCCTTAAATTGTATCCGTCCATGCTGCTGGGCGCCGCTTCCATGACGCCGCTGGAAGTGACCCAAATGTATCAAACCCTCGCCAATCAAGGATTCGCCACCCCCCTGCGGGTGATTCGCGCCGTCCTTGCCAACGACAATCAACCGCTCCAACGCTACCCCCTGACAATCCGTCAGACGGTCGATGCGGCGCCGGTTTATCTCCTCAATACCATTTTGCAAGAAGTGGTTCGAGAAGGCACCGGCCGCAGCGCTTACCGAATTTTGCCCGACCGCATGCAAGTGGCGGGCAAGACCGGTACCACCGACGATCTGCGCGACAGCTGGTTCGCCGGTTTCAGCGGGGATTATCTGGCCGTGACCTGGATCGGCCGCGACGACAATCTCCCCACCAAACTGACCGGCGCCACGGGAGCCCTCCAGCTTTGGGCCAAATTGATGGGACAAATCTCCGAGCGACCGCTGAGCCTCAACCCGCCTGATACGGTAGAGTGGGTATGGATCGATCCCGATACCGGTTCATTGGCCGATGCGGACTGCCCGGGTGCCGACCGATTTCCCTTCGTCGAAGGCACCGCCCCCAAAGAGAACGCCCCCTGCGTCCGCCAACCGGAACCCGCCTCGATACGAGGCTGGTTTAAGAATTTGTTTTAG
- a CDS encoding GGDEF domain-containing response regulator → MNTSNFSDNAIIVAEPNSHHRHQIETILSQHDFKQIHSASDGEKLRSLLQQLQKDFSQIGLTILSDQLPDCQLLELCQALADEHSEIKVPIIILRNSSAGDTSRSETLESLKPFGVTLIEKPIRAQDFMPLVQLALVLKKERNRTHLLQEQMLTELAEHKILEARLKYLILHDELTGVGNRRSLEQTLQLAIHHCQAYQQESALLYVDIDRFNIINDIEGHDAGDRLLVEVINLIRHTANGKLSLSRIGADEFCIHLPGADRTSAMETAEAIRQAVDEFRFLTSNDCYHISISIGITLLTSAIPFNHPNELIAQAHQACFVAKNRGRNLVNLYDANDVATTHFNDVRWVPLLRDALKHERFQLVFQPIIRLQDGLVSHYEVLLRMRGENGKIFSPNIFIPVAERMGLIHNIDMWVIEHAIDFLAQLPADQNHVTFTINLSGHAFQNNRLLPLLEEKLESTWVSPKRLIFEITETAAIANFERTRTMMAKLRSLGCGFALDDFGTGFSSFEYIKNFPADYIKIDGQFIQNLVDDETDQVLVKATVEIAHKLGKQVIAEYIETPKVLELLGRLDVDYAQGFLLGKPHAQLLQLATLELTDFYPNSNRTDDMPLFGD, encoded by the coding sequence ATGAATACTTCCAATTTTTCCGACAACGCCATCATCGTTGCCGAACCCAATAGCCATCATCGGCACCAAATAGAAACCATTCTTTCTCAACACGATTTCAAACAAATCCACTCCGCTTCCGATGGCGAAAAACTGCGCAGTTTATTGCAACAACTGCAAAAGGATTTTTCCCAAATCGGCTTGACCATTCTCAGCGATCAACTGCCCGATTGCCAGCTCCTGGAACTATGCCAAGCCTTAGCCGACGAACACAGTGAAATCAAGGTACCGATCATCATCCTGCGGAACAGCTCCGCCGGAGACACCAGCCGTTCCGAGACGCTCGAGTCCCTCAAGCCTTTCGGCGTGACCTTGATTGAAAAGCCAATCCGGGCCCAGGACTTTATGCCCTTGGTTCAATTGGCGCTGGTTTTAAAGAAGGAACGCAATCGAACCCATCTGCTTCAGGAGCAGATGTTGACCGAATTGGCGGAGCATAAAATCCTCGAGGCCCGACTCAAATATCTGATTCTTCACGACGAGCTTACCGGCGTCGGCAACCGCCGCAGCCTGGAACAGACCCTGCAGCTGGCCATCCATCACTGCCAGGCATACCAGCAGGAAAGCGCCCTCCTCTACGTAGATATCGACCGATTCAATATCATCAACGATATCGAAGGGCACGATGCCGGCGACCGCCTACTGGTGGAGGTCATCAATCTTATCCGGCATACCGCGAACGGCAAACTCAGCTTATCTAGAATCGGCGCCGACGAATTTTGCATTCATCTACCCGGAGCCGATCGAACAAGCGCGATGGAAACCGCCGAAGCCATCCGCCAGGCGGTGGACGAGTTCCGTTTCCTAACTTCCAACGATTGTTATCACATTTCGATCAGCATCGGAATTACCCTGCTGACTTCCGCCATCCCTTTCAACCACCCCAACGAATTGATCGCGCAGGCCCATCAGGCCTGTTTCGTCGCCAAAAACCGGGGGCGCAATCTGGTCAATCTGTACGATGCCAATGATGTGGCCACCACCCACTTCAACGATGTCCGGTGGGTGCCCCTTCTGCGCGACGCACTCAAACACGAACGATTCCAACTGGTATTCCAACCGATTATCCGGCTCCAGGATGGCCTCGTCAGTCATTACGAAGTGCTGCTCCGGATGCGAGGGGAAAACGGCAAGATTTTCAGCCCCAATATATTCATTCCGGTCGCCGAGCGCATGGGGTTGATTCACAACATCGACATGTGGGTCATCGAACACGCCATCGACTTTCTCGCCCAATTGCCGGCCGATCAAAACCATGTGACTTTCACCATCAACCTATCCGGCCACGCCTTCCAGAACAACCGACTCTTGCCGCTTCTGGAGGAAAAGCTGGAATCCACCTGGGTTTCTCCCAAGCGCTTGATTTTCGAAATAACCGAAACCGCCGCCATCGCCAACTTCGAGCGTACGCGCACCATGATGGCCAAACTGCGGTCGCTGGGATGCGGTTTCGCGCTGGACGATTTCGGTACCGGCTTCAGCTCTTTCGAATATATCAAGAATTTTCCCGCCGACTACATCAAGATCGACGGCCAGTTCATCCAAAATCTCGTCGACGACGAAACCGATCAGGTTTTGGTCAAGGCCACCGTCGAGATCGCCCATAAACTCGGCAAACAAGTCATCGCCGAATACATCGAGACCCCAAAAGTGTTAGAATTGCTGGGCCGCCTAGACGTGGATTACGCCCAGGGGTTTCTATTAGGCAAACCCCATGCGCAACTGCTTCAACTCGCGACCCTTGAACTGACCGACTTTTATCCCAATTCAAACCGGACCGACGATATGCCTTTATTCGGCGACTGA
- a CDS encoding HDOD domain-containing protein — protein sequence MQLASPPEIFLQVSEVIEDPTKSNRDVERIILHDPALAARLLRLANSAYYGFPRQIASLSRAISIIGLQELRDLVLSTVMVERFSRLPNQLMDMREFWRASVRCALWAKYLGRRQPQAKTLRSVFVCGLLHEIGRLVVYAKIPELARAAILLSEAEGIEEIQAERATYGFDHYQVGAELAHRWRLPEVFVATLKGHGTPSETSAFPRETALMTLASRLSLAEIASPERLEETLPELSSLLDFLGLKAHLLPEVLAEVESQFEEIFHLLFDGRV from the coding sequence GTGCAATTAGCCTCTCCGCCGGAGATTTTTCTGCAAGTGAGCGAGGTTATAGAGGATCCCACCAAATCCAATCGAGATGTCGAGCGTATCATCCTTCATGATCCGGCTCTGGCGGCACGTTTGTTGCGATTAGCCAACAGTGCTTATTATGGTTTTCCCAGACAGATCGCCTCTCTGTCGCGGGCTATTTCCATTATCGGGCTGCAAGAACTGCGTGACTTGGTTTTATCCACGGTGATGGTCGAGCGGTTCAGTCGTCTGCCTAACCAATTGATGGATATGCGGGAGTTTTGGCGAGCCAGCGTGCGCTGCGCTTTATGGGCCAAATATCTCGGTCGGCGTCAACCTCAAGCAAAAACTTTGCGTTCGGTCTTCGTTTGCGGTTTATTGCATGAAATCGGACGCCTGGTCGTTTATGCCAAAATTCCCGAATTGGCGCGGGCCGCGATACTTCTGTCCGAGGCCGAGGGCATCGAGGAAATTCAAGCCGAACGCGCCACTTATGGCTTCGACCATTATCAAGTGGGGGCTGAATTAGCCCACCGTTGGCGGCTGCCGGAAGTGTTCGTCGCCACTTTGAAGGGGCATGGAACCCCCTCCGAGACAAGTGCTTTCCCCCGGGAAACCGCCTTGATGACTTTGGCCAGCCGGTTGAGTCTGGCGGAAATCGCGTCGCCCGAGCGGCTGGAGGAGACCTTGCCGGAGTTGTCTTCGTTGCTGGATTTTCTGGGCCTAAAAGCCCACCTGTTGCCCGAGGTGCTGGCGGAGGTGGAGTCCCAATTCGAGGAGATATTTCACTTATTGTTCGACGGTCGAGTATAG
- a CDS encoding class I SAM-dependent methyltransferase — translation MNANTQAEISVPRHNLISVLRGMIYDHTFAKLTIDWYRAVLERLPDHAEVLDVGIGTGGAVIASADLILRKDLKILGLDIDADYLERCNKALLRAGLSEHVQVQLESIYDHQGGPYDAVYFSGSFMLLPDPVGALAHVLQQLRPDGRVFFTQTFQERRSRLVEKIKPLLHRITTIHFGQVTYWEDFEKVLTQAGAEVVEMVVLKQLRNASFRLVEAAPKHLDS, via the coding sequence ATGAACGCCAATACGCAAGCCGAAATTTCCGTTCCCCGCCATAATTTGATCAGCGTCTTGCGGGGGATGATTTACGACCATACTTTTGCCAAGCTCACCATCGATTGGTATCGTGCGGTTTTGGAGCGTTTGCCCGACCATGCCGAAGTGCTCGACGTGGGCATCGGAACCGGCGGTGCGGTGATCGCCAGTGCCGATTTGATCCTCCGCAAAGATCTCAAGATTTTGGGGTTGGACATCGATGCCGATTATCTGGAGCGTTGCAATAAAGCGTTGCTTCGAGCGGGCCTGAGCGAGCACGTCCAGGTTCAACTGGAGTCGATTTACGATCATCAGGGCGGCCCCTATGACGCGGTTTATTTCAGCGGCAGCTTCATGCTGCTCCCCGATCCGGTCGGTGCGCTCGCCCATGTACTCCAGCAGCTCAGACCCGATGGTAGGGTCTTTTTTACTCAGACGTTCCAGGAACGGCGTTCCCGCTTGGTTGAAAAAATCAAGCCGCTGTTGCATCGGATCACGACCATTCACTTCGGTCAGGTGACTTATTGGGAAGATTTTGAGAAGGTGCTCACTCAAGCGGGGGCAGAGGTAGTGGAGATGGTGGTCTTAAAGCAGTTGCGCAATGCCTCGTTCCGGTTGGTTGAAGCGGCCCCAAAACACCTCGATTCCTAG